Proteins from a genomic interval of Manduca sexta isolate Smith_Timp_Sample1 unplaced genomic scaffold, JHU_Msex_v1.0 HiC_scaffold_2360, whole genome shotgun sequence:
- the LOC119192106 gene encoding uncharacterized protein LOC119192106, translated as MKRAKRRQPRQETNMFKIDFQSLMLFLIFGAAFILVIAFQPLSKEEHIERYNKMSEDVEPFRKNLTECARQVKASMVDVEHFLKRIPQSTMQGKCFVACILKRNNIITKNKVNVKNLLEANRAVYGDDSEVLARLKTTVKECSEVVEGVFEICEYASVFNDCMHMKMEHLLNRMTMERRMEALGQMTSNPDEWSDDEDEMLKLVKDEL; from the coding sequence ATGAAGAGAGCAAAGCGGCGACAGCCTCGCCAAGAGACCAACATGTTTAAGATCGACTTCCAATCGCTTATGCTGTTTTTGATTTTCGGCGCCGCCTTTATCCTCGTCATTGCATTCCAACCGTTAAGTAAAGAAGAGCATATCGAACGCTATAACAAAATGAGTGAAGACGTAGAGCCATTTAGAAAGAATTTAACAGAATGCGCTCGCCAAGTCAAAGCGTCTATGGTCGACGTAGAACACTTTTTGAAAAGGATACCGCAGTCCACAATGCAGGGTAAATGCTTCGTCGCTTGCATATTAAAACGGAACAACATTATCACAAAGAATAAAGTGAATGTAAAGAATCTTCTAGAAGCTAATAGGGCTGTGTATGGAGATGATAGTGAGGTGCTTGCACGTTTGAAAACAACGGTAAAGGAATGTTCGGAGGTTGTAGAAGGCGTGTTTGAAATCTGCGAGTATGCGTCAGTGTTTAATGACTGCATGCATATGAAGATGGAGCATTTGCTCAACCGCATGACCATGGAGCGGCGAATGGAGGCCCTGGGGCAGATGACAAGCAACCCTGACGAGTGGAGCGACGACGAGGACGAGATGCTCAAACTTGTTAAGGATGAACTTTAG